The Dunckerocampus dactyliophorus isolate RoL2022-P2 chromosome 1, RoL_Ddac_1.1, whole genome shotgun sequence genome has a segment encoding these proteins:
- the spry2 gene encoding protein sprouty homolog 2 isoform X1, whose amino-acid sequence MKIRISDVSHAKVEWPRIPTMDPRSPSVNDGGGQHPRRSSQDDGSLQPQPLQAHDSMPETWFSPAMLALEQLRITGNHNEYTEGPTIAQRSLVSQHRLKKGDGDPVTMPVSSIQQETQQEGPCDVQNLHPNTSVMRSSSVEDSHSSARTRVESTCSDQSFLAIPAIISNQPKRAALMSNKKTVNEEPRLLVAMPGSGGCKKGSVHSECEHCGLCRCLECRHPRVLPSCWLCGRRCLCSAQHAMEYCTCVCCVKGLFYHCSSDDEDTCTDKPFSCTQSHCCIRWATVSLIAVILPCLLCYLPARGCVTMCQTCYDRATRPGCRCKKAIHCEAACKPT is encoded by the exons ATGaaaataag GATTTCAGATGTGTCCCATGCCAAGGTCGAGTGGCCCCGCATTCCCACAATGGATCCCAGAAGTCCAAGCGTCAACGACGGGGGAGGACAACACCCCAGGCGGTCATCGCAGGACGACGGGAGCCTGCAGCCACAGCCTTTGCAAGCCCACGATAGCATGCCAGAAACTTGGTTTTCTCCAGCCATGCTGGCATTGGAACAGTTAAGGATAACTGGGAACCACAATGAGTACACAGAAGGACCCACAATTGCCCAACGGTCTCTGGTGTCACAGCACAGGCTCAAGAAGGGTGACGGTGACCCAGTTACAATGCCTGTATCCAGCATTCAGCAGGAGACTCAGCAAGAGGGGCCCTGTGATGTTCAGAACCTGCATCCAAACACAAGTGTGATGCGGTCCTCCAGCGTAGAGGACTCACACAGTAGCGCCAGGACCAGAGTGGAGAGCACTTGTTCGGATCAGAGCTTTCTGGCCATCCCGGCAATAATCAGTAATCAGCCCAAACGAGCAGCGCTAatgtcaaacaaaaaaactgtgaaTGAGGAACCAAGGTTGTTGGTGGCCATGCCCGGCAGCGGGGGCTGTAAGAAGGGCAGCGTGCACTCTGAGTGTGAGCACTGTGGCCTGTGCCGCTGCTTGGAGTGCAGGCACCCGCGGGTGCTGCCCTCCTGCTGGTTGTGCGGCAGGCGTTGCTTGTGCTCTGCGCAGCATGCGATGGAGTATTGCACATGCGTGTGCTGCGTCAAGGGGCTGTTCTACCACTGCTCCAGCGATGACGAGGACACATGCACGGACAAGCCCTTCTCGTGCACGCAGTCGCACTGCTGCATCCGCTGGGCCACCGTTTCACTGATCGCCGTGATCCTCCCGTGTCTTTTGTGCTACCTTCCAGCCAGAGGATGTGTCACCATGTGTCAGACCTGCTACGACCGAGCTACACGACCCGGCTGTCGGTGCAAGAAAGCGATCCACTGTGAGGCTGCATGCAAGCCAACGTGA
- the spry2 gene encoding protein sprouty homolog 2 isoform X2 encodes MDPRSPSVNDGGGQHPRRSSQDDGSLQPQPLQAHDSMPETWFSPAMLALEQLRITGNHNEYTEGPTIAQRSLVSQHRLKKGDGDPVTMPVSSIQQETQQEGPCDVQNLHPNTSVMRSSSVEDSHSSARTRVESTCSDQSFLAIPAIISNQPKRAALMSNKKTVNEEPRLLVAMPGSGGCKKGSVHSECEHCGLCRCLECRHPRVLPSCWLCGRRCLCSAQHAMEYCTCVCCVKGLFYHCSSDDEDTCTDKPFSCTQSHCCIRWATVSLIAVILPCLLCYLPARGCVTMCQTCYDRATRPGCRCKKAIHCEAACKPT; translated from the coding sequence ATGGATCCCAGAAGTCCAAGCGTCAACGACGGGGGAGGACAACACCCCAGGCGGTCATCGCAGGACGACGGGAGCCTGCAGCCACAGCCTTTGCAAGCCCACGATAGCATGCCAGAAACTTGGTTTTCTCCAGCCATGCTGGCATTGGAACAGTTAAGGATAACTGGGAACCACAATGAGTACACAGAAGGACCCACAATTGCCCAACGGTCTCTGGTGTCACAGCACAGGCTCAAGAAGGGTGACGGTGACCCAGTTACAATGCCTGTATCCAGCATTCAGCAGGAGACTCAGCAAGAGGGGCCCTGTGATGTTCAGAACCTGCATCCAAACACAAGTGTGATGCGGTCCTCCAGCGTAGAGGACTCACACAGTAGCGCCAGGACCAGAGTGGAGAGCACTTGTTCGGATCAGAGCTTTCTGGCCATCCCGGCAATAATCAGTAATCAGCCCAAACGAGCAGCGCTAatgtcaaacaaaaaaactgtgaaTGAGGAACCAAGGTTGTTGGTGGCCATGCCCGGCAGCGGGGGCTGTAAGAAGGGCAGCGTGCACTCTGAGTGTGAGCACTGTGGCCTGTGCCGCTGCTTGGAGTGCAGGCACCCGCGGGTGCTGCCCTCCTGCTGGTTGTGCGGCAGGCGTTGCTTGTGCTCTGCGCAGCATGCGATGGAGTATTGCACATGCGTGTGCTGCGTCAAGGGGCTGTTCTACCACTGCTCCAGCGATGACGAGGACACATGCACGGACAAGCCCTTCTCGTGCACGCAGTCGCACTGCTGCATCCGCTGGGCCACCGTTTCACTGATCGCCGTGATCCTCCCGTGTCTTTTGTGCTACCTTCCAGCCAGAGGATGTGTCACCATGTGTCAGACCTGCTACGACCGAGCTACACGACCCGGCTGTCGGTGCAAGAAAGCGATCCACTGTGAGGCTGCATGCAAGCCAACGTGA